A genomic segment from Vespula pensylvanica isolate Volc-1 chromosome 25, ASM1446617v1, whole genome shotgun sequence encodes:
- the LOC122637227 gene encoding poly [ADP-ribose] polymerase, whose translation MTDPLPYLVEYAKSSRSSCKNCKSSIVKDSLRIATVVQSPVFDGMITKWYHPECFFEKQRPKSTADIANFDSVRWEDQENIKKNIAEAGKLPAPTGKGKKRGKGTGASLDFLIEYAKSSRAMCRGCEEKIVKDEIRISKKDFESDEGRKYGGIDRWYHLECFVKIRTDLEFFDQADSLPGIKTLSKEDQATVKKELPKINNGDVPPIKKLKNEPEDTEEEEKLKEQNKKIFTMRDTLSLLNKKELVMILELNEQEIPEGVSAILDHVSDLLTFGALKPCPKCSGQLVYVSGLGYKCTGNVTEWTKCEYVTQDPKRKKCSVPEELKNTYKALAFKPKVVRRLIKITAPSTSTIVKKEDVVDTASKIQAKIRPLKNMQFVILGQTNKNKEILKKEIVLLGGSVITKIHENLAAVISNLKEIEKMNKRMEDVKSLDIQVVSEDFVEEAKDYTELAFALIKKKTISDWGGDIKTRLADVIAKSGSSKSKSKYEKSVSGKVKLQVKGGGTVDPDSELEDVAHVYQKGTDKFTATLGLTDIQAKKNSYYKLQILKHDKLNKYWLFRSWGRIGTTIGGTKLENLSVEDCIAKFEELYEEKSGNSWRNRKYFVKVPNKMYPVDIDHGDEEDTSRLLESDIKSNLEKPVQDLMRLIFNVENMKKVMLEFEIDMDKMPLGKLSKKQIQQAYSVLTELQELVQKEIPERTTLIDASNRFYTLIPHNFGISGPKILETIEEIKVKCEMLEALLEMEIAYSLLHGKTDEKKNPLDAHYEQLKTKIEVLDKSSKDFEVIKQYVKNTHASTHNYYELEIEDVFVIKRQGEDQRYKPFKKMHNRKLLWHGSRTTNFAGILSQGLRIAPPEAPVTGYMFGKGIYFADMVSKSANYCCTNSTNPTGLLLLCEVALGNMYERYEADYIEKLPKDKHSTMGRGQTQPDPNIVHKIDGTVEVPYGPSVPSKLKKKSALLYNEYIVYDTAQVKVRYLVKMNFKYKV comes from the exons aTGACAGATCCATTACCGTATCTCGTGGAATATGCTAAGAGTTCACGTTCTTCgtgtaaaaattgtaaatcttCCATTGTGAAAGATTCTTTACGAATTGCTACGGTCGtacaa AGTCCAGTATTCGATGGGATGATTACCAAGTGGTATCATCCTGAATGCTTTTTCGAGAAACAGCGTCCAAAATCTACTGCTGATATAGCTAATTTTGATAGCGTTCGTTGGGAAgatcaagaaaatattaaaaaaaatatag CCGAAGCTGGGAAACTTCCAGCTCCAACTGGGAAAGGTAAGAAGCGTGGAAAAGGTACGGGTGCATCTCTAGATTTTTTGATAGAATATGCAAAGTCCAGCAGAGCTATGTGCAGAGGATGCGAAGAAAAGATAGTGAAAGACGAAATAAGAATTTCTAAGAAAGATTTTGAAAgtgacgaaggaagaaaatatggTGGAATAGATAGATGGTATCATCTAGAATGTTTTGTGAAGATTAGAACGGATCTTGAATTTTTCGATCAAGCCGATTCTCTACCTGGTATAAAGACTTTGTCGAAAGAAGATCAAGCTACCGTAAAAAAAGAGTTAcctaaaattaataatgggGATGTACCACCTATAAAGAAACTTAAAAATGAACCAGAAgatacagaagaagaagaaaagcttaaagaacaaaataagaaaatatttacaatgagAGATACTTTATCTTTGCTTAATAAGAAAGAACTCGTAATGATTTTAGAATTGAATGAACAAGAAATACCAGAAGGTGTTTCTGCg atattggATCATGTATCTGATTTATTAACGTTTGGAGCATTAAAACCATGTCCGAAATGTAGCGGGCAACTGGTATACGTTTCAGGTCTTGGTTACAAATGTACTGGAAATGTGACAGAATGGACAAAATGTGAATACGTTACTCAAGatcctaaaagaaaaaaatgttctgttccagaggaattaaaaaatacttataaaGCTCT GGCTTTTAAACCTAAAGTTGTTAGGAGATTAATCAAAATTACTGCACCATCAACATCTActattgttaaaaaagaagatgttgTCGATACTGCATCAAAAATACAAGCAAAAATAAGGCCATTGAAAAATATGCAATTTGTAATATTAGgtcaaacaaataaaaacaaagaaatattgaaaaaagaaatagttctTTTAGGAGGATccgtaataacaaaaatacatGAAAATTTGGCTGCTGTTATTtctaatttgaaagaaatagaaaaaatgaataaaagaatggAAGATGTAAAATCTTTAGATATACAAGTAGTTTCAGAAGATTTTGTCGAAGAAGCCAAAGATTATACAGAACTTGCATTCGCgctgattaaaaagaaaactatatcTGATTGGGGAGGTGATATTAAGACTCGTCTTGCTGATGTTATAGCAAAATCAGGATCATCTAagagtaaaagtaaatatgaaaaatctgTTTCTGGCAAAGTCAAATTACAAGTTAAAGGAGGTGGTACCGTTGATCCGGATAGTGAATTAGAAGACGTTGCACATGTTTATCAAAAAGGAACGGATAAATTTACTGCCACGTTAGGACTTACAGATATCcaagcaaagaaaaatagttattacaaattacaaattttgaaACACGATAAACTCAATAAATATTGGTTGTTCAGAAGTTGGGGTAGAATAGGTACTACAATCGGTGGTACAAAATTGGAAAATTTGAGTGTAGAAGACTGTATAGCTAAATTTGAAGAACtatatgaagaaaaatctGGCAATAGctggagaaatagaaaatattttgtcaaaGTACCGAATAAAATGTATCCCGTTGATATAGATCATGGAGATGAGGAAGATACATCCCGATTATTAGAATCTGATATAAAGAGTAATCTGGAAAAGCCTGTACAAGATCTAATGAGGCTTATATTTAATGTAGAAAACATGAAAAAGGTTATGTTAGAATTTGAAATAGATATGGATAAAATGCCGCTTGgtaaattatctaaaaagcAAATTCAACAAGCGTATTCAGTATTAACAGAATTGCAAGAATTAgttcaaaaagaaattcctGAACGTACCACACTTATAGATGCGTCAAATAGATTTTATACTTTGATACCACATAATTTTGGAATTTCTGGACCGAAGATATTAGAAACGATTGAAGAAATTAAAGTGAAGTGTGAAATGTTAGAAGCGTTGCTTGAAATGGAAATCGCTTATAGTTTGCTTCATGGTAAGacggatgaaaagaaaaatccactTGATGCTCATTATGAGCAATTGAAAACAAAGATAGAAGTATTGGATAAGTCGAGTAAAGATTTTGAAGTAATAAAACAATACGTAAAGAATACACATGCATCGActcataattattatgagTTAGAAATTGAAGATGTTTTTGTTATAAAGAGACAAGGTGAAGATCAAAGATATAAACCGTTTAAGAAAATGCATAACAGAAAATTACTTTGGCACGGATCTAGAACAACCAATTTTGCTGGAATATTATCTCAGGGACTTAGAATAGCGCCTCCAGAAGCACCTGTTACCGGTTATATGTTTGGTAAAGGTATTTACTTTGCCGATATGGTATCAAAGTCAGCAAATTATTGTTGCACGAATAGTACAAATCCAACGGGATTGTTACTGTTATGTGAAGTTGCTTTAGGTAATATGTATGAAAGATATGAAGCtgattatattgaaaaattaccAAAAGATAAACATTCAACGATGGGAAGAGGACAAACTCAACCAGATCCAAATATTGTTCATAAAATAGATGGTACTGTTGAAGTTCCATATGGTCCTTCCGTACCAAGTAAACTTAAGAAGAAATCAGCATTATTGTATAATGAATACATCGTATATGATACAGCTCAAGTGAAAGTTCGTTATTTAGTTAAGATGAATTTCAAGTACAAAGTTTGA
- the LOC122637228 gene encoding eukaryotic translation initiation factor 3 subunit I produces the protein MKPLMLHGHERAITKIKYNREGDLVFSASKDKKPNVWYSLNGERLGTFNGHNGSVWCIDVNWDTTRFLSGSGDNTLRVWDCETGKEIGQLQTNSSVRTCGFSYSSNLAVYSTDKALGHQCEMFIMDIRNVDTNMSQEHAISRISVPGPRISAILWGALDETIITGHEDGEITLWDVRMGKKLTSTKGHKSQINDMQCNKDGTMFVTASKDNMAKLFDSESLMLLKTYKTERPVNSATISPILDHVVLGGGQDAMDVTTTSARQGKFDSRFFHLVFEEEFARLKGHFGPINSLAFHPNGKSLSTGGEDGYIRINTFDQSYFDFHFEY, from the exons ATG aaaccTTTGATGTTACATGGACACGAACGTGctattacgaaaataaaatataatagagaaGGTGATTTAGTTTTCTCAGCTAGCAAAGATAAAAAACCGAACGTTTGGTATTCTTTAAATGGAGAACGTCTTGGAACGTTTAACGGACACAATGGATCAGTATGGTGCATAGATGTTAATTGGGACACAACTAGATTTTTATCCGGAAGTGGTGATAATACGTTAAGAGTATGGGATTGCGAAACTG gaaaagaaattggacAATTGCAAACTAATAGTTCGGTAAGAACATGTGGTTTCAGTTATTCGTCAAATCTTGCAGTTTATTCTACTGATAAAGCTTTAGGTCATCAATGTGAAATGTTTATTATGGACATTAGAAACGTCGATACTAACATGTCACAAGAACATGCAATTTCTAGGATTTCTGTTCCGGGACCTAGAATATCTGCTATTTTGTGGGGTGCTTTAGATGAAACCATTATCACAGGCCACGAAGATGGTGAAATTACTCTTTGGGACGTGAGG ATGGGAAAAAAGTTGACTAGTACGAAAGGTCATAAATCTCAAATCAATGATATGCAATGTAATAAAGATGGAACTATGTTTGTGACTGCATCGAAAGATAATATGGCTAAATTATTTGATAGCGAGtctttaatgttattaaaaacatataaaactGAAAGGCCTGTTAATTCGGCTACAATATCTCCTATTTTGGATCAc gtAGTCTTAGGTGGTGGTCAAGATGCTATGGATGTAACTACTACATCAGCTAGACAAGGAAAATTTGATTCGCGGTTTTTCCATCTTGTATTTGAAGAAGAATTTGCACGATTGAAAGGTCATTTTGGTCCGATTAATTCTTTAGCATTCCATCCAAATGGTAAGAGTTTATCAACTGGTGGAGAAGATGGatatatacgaattaataCATTCGATCAATCttatttcgattttcattttgaatattaa